In the Pseudothauera hydrothermalis genome, one interval contains:
- the frr gene encoding ribosome recycling factor, with amino-acid sequence MISELKKTTEQKMQKSIEVLKADLAKVRTGRAHTGLLDHVMVEYYGSMVPVNQVANVTLIDARTIGVQPWEKNMISKVEKAIRDSDLGLNPAAQGEIIRVPMPPLTEERRRDLTKVVRHEGETAKVAVRNLRREANQQLKDAVKDKLITEDEERRAEDDIQKLTDRAVAEIDKLLAQKEQELMQI; translated from the coding sequence ATGATTTCCGAACTCAAGAAAACGACCGAGCAGAAAATGCAAAAGTCGATCGAGGTGCTCAAGGCCGATCTGGCCAAGGTACGCACCGGGCGTGCGCATACCGGTCTGCTCGATCACGTGATGGTGGAATACTACGGCTCCATGGTGCCGGTGAATCAGGTTGCCAACGTCACCCTGATCGATGCGCGCACCATCGGCGTGCAGCCGTGGGAAAAAAACATGATTTCCAAAGTGGAGAAAGCGATCCGCGATTCCGATCTTGGGCTCAACCCCGCTGCGCAAGGCGAGATCATCCGTGTGCCGATGCCGCCGTTGACCGAAGAGCGACGTCGCGATCTGACCAAGGTGGTACGTCATGAGGGCGAAACCGCCAAGGTGGCCGTGCGCAACCTGCGCCGCGAGGCTAATCAGCAGCTCAAGGATGCGGTCAAGGACAAGCTGATCACCGAAGACGAAGAGCGCCGCGCCGAGGATGACATTCAAAAACTCACCGACCGCGCCGTTGCTGAAATCGACAAGCTGCTTGCGCAAAAAGAGCAGGAGTTGATGCAGATCTGA
- a CDS encoding TIGR00645 family protein: MKRFESAFEHLLFSSRWLMAPVYLGLILAMLVLLVKFAKQSWQLLGDLLSATGPEVIVGVLTLVDTALIMNLLIIIIFSGYENFVSKMEDLHGHKDRPDWMGHIGFSDLKIKLIGSIVAISGIELLKGFMNVGKLDDRELAWMVGIHITFVLSGLLYAMMDRLQRGGGTH; the protein is encoded by the coding sequence ATGAAGCGATTCGAAAGCGCGTTCGAACACTTGCTGTTTTCCAGCCGCTGGCTGATGGCGCCGGTGTATCTAGGCTTGATTCTGGCCATGCTGGTGTTGTTGGTGAAATTCGCCAAGCAGTCATGGCAGCTTCTCGGCGATCTACTCAGCGCGACCGGGCCGGAGGTCATCGTCGGCGTGCTGACCTTGGTCGATACCGCGTTGATCATGAACCTTTTGATCATCATCATCTTCAGCGGCTATGAGAATTTCGTTTCGAAGATGGAGGATTTGCACGGCCACAAAGACCGACCGGATTGGATGGGCCATATCGGTTTTAGCGATCTGAAGATCAAGCTGATCGGCTCGATCGTGGCGATTTCCGGGATCGAGCTGCTCAAGGGCTTCATGAACGTCGGCAAGCTCGATGACCGCGAACTGGCCTGGATGGTGGGCATCCACATCACTTTTGTACTGTCCGGTCTGCTGTACGCAATGATGGACCGCTTGCAGCGGGGCGGCGGGACGCATTGA
- the tsf gene encoding translation elongation factor Ts — MAEITASMVKELREKTDAPMMECKKALSEAAGDMAKAEEILRIKLGNKASKAAARVAAEGVVAVNVSADGKLGSIIEVNCETDFVAKNDDFLALVKGCAELVTTKNPADVAELSALPMGDGTVESTRAALVGKIGENMSIRRFKRFEATGRLYSYIHGGAKVGVLLDLVGGDEQLGKDIAMHIAASKPKALDAAGVPQELIDTERRVAIEKARADNKPEAMLEKIAEGTVQKFLKEVTLLAQVFVKAEDGKQTIEQLLKSRNASVAGFALYLVGEGIEKKVSDFAAEVAAQAAAAQK, encoded by the coding sequence ATGGCGGAAATTACCGCAAGCATGGTCAAAGAGCTGCGCGAAAAGACCGATGCGCCGATGATGGAGTGCAAAAAGGCGCTGTCCGAGGCCGCAGGCGACATGGCCAAGGCTGAGGAAATCCTGCGCATCAAACTGGGTAACAAGGCTTCCAAGGCGGCCGCACGGGTGGCTGCGGAAGGTGTCGTGGCGGTCAATGTGTCGGCCGACGGCAAGCTGGGTTCGATCATCGAGGTCAATTGCGAGACCGACTTCGTGGCCAAAAATGACGATTTTCTGGCTTTGGTCAAAGGCTGCGCCGAACTGGTGACCACGAAAAATCCCGCCGACGTGGCGGAATTGAGCGCGCTGCCGATGGGCGATGGCACGGTCGAGTCCACCCGCGCCGCGTTGGTGGGCAAGATCGGGGAAAACATGTCGATCCGCCGCTTCAAGCGTTTCGAGGCTACCGGTCGGCTGTACTCCTACATTCACGGCGGGGCCAAGGTTGGCGTGCTGCTTGATCTCGTCGGCGGCGACGAGCAGTTGGGCAAGGACATCGCCATGCACATCGCCGCCTCCAAGCCCAAAGCGCTGGATGCCGCCGGTGTGCCCCAGGAGCTGATCGACACCGAGCGGCGTGTGGCCATCGAAAAGGCCCGCGCCGACAACAAGCCGGAAGCCATGCTGGAAAAAATCGCTGAAGGCACCGTGCAGAAGTTCCTCAAAGAAGTGACGCTGCTGGCGCAGGTCTTTGTCAAAGCCGAAGACGGCAAGCAGACCATCGAGCAGTTGCTCAAGTCTCGTAATGCTTCGGTTGCCGGCTTTGCGCTGTATCTGGTGGGCGAAGGCATCGAGAAAAAAGTCAGCGACTTTGCCGCCGAAGTCGCCGCGCAAGCCGCGGCGGCGCAAAAGTAA
- a CDS encoding serine/threonine protein kinase: MGERIGRFEIRGELGRGAQSAVYLAFDPHLEREVAVKTLHFAAASDRQNIDLLGEARLVSKLRHPGIVPIFEVGEQDGDLYLVFEYVPGESLAQLIGRQAPLPAARAASLMSAILAAIAHAHREGIIHRDLKPSNILIDERGNPRVMDFGIARRIEGGGSSSRELSGTPAYMAPEYIIGHMVSEQTDVFAAGLILLEMLTGRRVFEGDSPQAIIDKVAKQAVAMPAGVPVEPRIAAIALRAVAHDPQERFRSAEEFRQALDAFLAPPEEGRDRQAAQSTVEFLLRRMRHKSDFPALSESVSAINRIASSETESIDALSLTILRDFSLTNKILRLVNSAHYRQAGGGNISTISRAIIVLGFDAVRNIAITVLLFEHLQDKANANVLKEEFLRANLAGILAKDIAVQINTRDLEQAFICSMFHNLGRLLAQFYFPEETEEIRNLVASKACSEAAAAQRVLGIGFEELGIGIARSWGFPPLIVNSMERLPPGAVRRPRTPEERLRALSSYANDLCQALTIQDSAEREKELGRIGARYGDAVTLDKKSVREVLLRAIEQVADFARIVRINLAQTPFGQQLRRFAGADCAAAPTAEDITLGGAALAWETPAGLDTGNFPTEGQKAADAQALLTAGIQDISNTLVSDFKLNDILRIILETMYRAMGFHRVLLCIKDAHTNTMRGRFGFGPQVDELARAFRFTLRFTPDIFHAATSKGVDILITDIDDDKIADRIPDWYRKASTAKTFVLFPLTIKSNPVALIYADKPRAGDIEITEKELQLLRTLRNQALLAIKQST, translated from the coding sequence ATGGGCGAACGTATCGGCCGGTTTGAAATCAGGGGGGAGCTGGGGCGCGGCGCGCAGAGCGCGGTTTATTTGGCCTTCGATCCGCATCTCGAGCGAGAAGTCGCGGTCAAGACCCTGCACTTTGCAGCCGCCAGCGATCGACAAAATATCGACCTGCTGGGCGAAGCGCGTCTGGTCAGCAAACTGCGCCACCCCGGGATCGTACCCATTTTTGAAGTGGGCGAACAAGACGGCGATCTTTATCTGGTGTTCGAATATGTGCCGGGCGAAAGCCTCGCGCAACTGATCGGCCGCCAAGCGCCCCTTCCTGCTGCGCGCGCGGCCAGCCTGATGTCTGCCATTCTTGCCGCCATCGCCCATGCGCATCGGGAAGGCATCATCCACCGCGACCTGAAGCCATCGAACATACTGATCGACGAACGCGGCAACCCCAGAGTGATGGATTTCGGCATCGCCCGGCGGATAGAAGGCGGTGGATCGTCCTCGCGTGAATTATCCGGCACCCCGGCTTACATGGCGCCCGAATACATCATCGGGCATATGGTCAGCGAGCAGACCGACGTGTTTGCCGCCGGCCTGATTTTGCTGGAAATGCTCACCGGCCGCCGCGTGTTTGAAGGTGACAGCCCCCAGGCCATCATCGACAAGGTGGCCAAACAGGCGGTTGCAATGCCGGCCGGCGTGCCGGTCGAGCCGCGCATCGCTGCCATCGCCCTGCGCGCGGTGGCGCATGATCCGCAGGAGCGTTTTCGCAGCGCGGAGGAATTTCGTCAGGCGTTGGACGCCTTCCTCGCTCCGCCCGAGGAGGGCCGCGATCGTCAAGCCGCACAAAGCACGGTGGAGTTTCTGCTGCGTCGGATGCGCCATAAGAGCGACTTTCCGGCGCTGTCCGAATCGGTGAGCGCAATCAACCGGATTGCTTCGAGCGAAACCGAGTCGATCGACGCACTGTCGCTGACCATCCTGCGCGATTTCTCGCTCACCAACAAAATCCTGCGCCTGGTCAATTCCGCCCATTATCGCCAGGCCGGTGGCGGCAACATCAGCACCATCTCACGCGCGATCATCGTGCTGGGCTTCGATGCGGTGCGCAACATCGCCATCACCGTGCTGTTGTTCGAGCATCTGCAAGACAAAGCCAACGCCAATGTGCTCAAGGAAGAGTTCCTGCGCGCCAATCTGGCCGGCATTCTCGCCAAGGACATCGCCGTCCAAATCAACACCCGCGACCTGGAACAAGCCTTTATCTGCTCGATGTTTCATAACCTCGGCAGACTGCTTGCGCAGTTCTACTTTCCCGAAGAAACCGAGGAAATCCGTAATCTGGTAGCGAGCAAGGCGTGTAGTGAAGCGGCCGCGGCGCAGCGGGTGTTGGGAATCGGTTTTGAAGAGCTGGGCATTGGCATCGCCCGCAGTTGGGGCTTTCCGCCGCTGATCGTCAATAGCATGGAAAGATTGCCACCGGGCGCGGTGCGCCGGCCGCGCACGCCGGAAGAGCGGCTGCGCGCGCTATCTTCTTACGCCAACGATCTGTGCCAGGCCCTTACCATTCAGGATAGCGCCGAACGGGAAAAAGAACTCGGCCGTATCGGCGCGCGCTACGGCGATGCGGTCACACTAGACAAGAAAAGCGTGCGCGAAGTGCTGCTGCGCGCCATCGAACAGGTTGCCGATTTTGCCCGCATCGTCCGCATCAATCTCGCTCAGACCCCGTTCGGCCAGCAACTGCGGCGCTTTGCCGGGGCCGACTGCGCAGCGGCGCCAACGGCCGAGGACATCACGCTGGGGGGCGCGGCACTGGCGTGGGAGACACCTGCTGGACTGGATACCGGTAATTTCCCCACCGAGGGACAAAAGGCTGCCGACGCCCAGGCGCTGCTGACCGCCGGCATTCAAGACATCAGCAACACCTTGGTGTCCGACTTCAAGCTCAACGATATCCTACGCATCATTCTGGAAACGATGTACCGGGCCATGGGCTTTCACCGGGTGTTGCTGTGCATCAAGGATGCGCATACCAACACTATGCGGGGTCGGTTCGGCTTCGGCCCGCAAGTCGATGAACTGGCGCGCGCCTTCCGTTTCACGCTGCGTTTTACCCCGGACATCTTCCACGCGGCTACTTCCAAAGGCGTAGACATCCTGATCACCGACATCGACGACGACAAGATCGCCGACCGCATCCCAGACTGGTACCGCAAAGCCTCGACTGCCAAGACCTTCGTGCTCTTTCCTCTCACGATCAAATCTAACCCTGTGGCCTTGATTTACGCCGACAAGCCTCGCGCCGGCGATATCGAAATCACCGAAAAAGAGCTGCAACTGTTGCGCACCTTGCGCAATCAGGCTCTGCTCGCCATCAAACAATCCACTTAA
- the rpsB gene encoding 30S ribosomal protein S2: protein MTVTMRQMLEAGVHFGHQARFWNPRMAPYIFGQRNKIHIINLEKTMGKYLEAMAFVRKLAANRGTILFVGTKRQAREIIAEEARRAGMPYVDERWLGGMLTNFKTVKQSIKRLKDMEAMVEDGSIERLSKKEALMASRELDKLQRAIGGIKEMGGLPDALFVVDVGYHKIAVSEAQKLGIPVVAVVDTNHSPEGIDYVIPGNDDSSRAIRLYARGVADAVLEGRSQALQEVVAASSDEFVEVEESAGEAEQG, encoded by the coding sequence ATGACTGTAACGATGCGTCAGATGCTCGAAGCGGGCGTCCATTTTGGTCATCAGGCCCGTTTCTGGAATCCGCGCATGGCGCCGTATATCTTCGGCCAGCGCAACAAGATTCACATCATCAACCTCGAAAAGACCATGGGCAAGTATCTGGAAGCCATGGCTTTCGTGCGTAAGTTGGCGGCCAATCGCGGCACGATCCTGTTTGTCGGTACCAAACGCCAGGCCCGGGAAATCATCGCCGAAGAGGCGCGCCGCGCCGGCATGCCTTATGTGGACGAGCGCTGGCTGGGTGGTATGCTGACCAACTTCAAGACCGTCAAGCAGTCGATCAAGCGTCTCAAGGATATGGAGGCGATGGTGGAAGATGGCTCCATCGAGCGCCTGTCCAAAAAAGAAGCGCTGATGGCCTCCCGTGAGCTGGACAAGCTGCAGCGAGCCATCGGCGGGATCAAAGAAATGGGCGGTCTGCCCGATGCGCTGTTCGTCGTCGATGTCGGCTATCACAAGATTGCCGTCAGCGAAGCGCAAAAGCTGGGTATTCCGGTGGTGGCGGTGGTCGACACCAATCACTCGCCCGAGGGCATCGATTACGTCATTCCGGGTAACGATGACTCCTCGCGGGCCATCCGCCTGTATGCTCGCGGCGTCGCCGATGCCGTGCTGGAAGGTCGCAGCCAGGCGCTGCAGGAAGTGGTGGCCGCCAGCAGTGACGAGTTCGTCGAGGTCGAAGAAAGCGCCGGAGAAGCCGAGCAGGGCTGA
- a CDS encoding [protein-PII] uridylyltransferase, translated as MNATAADRLREAIALVRDRLAEGHRTLRAAYEAHPRTAAMLKGRARLVDEAIVQLWQLCDMPAEAALVAVGGYGRGELFPCSDVDLLILLPAAPTDEVQSRLVTLVGALWDVGLEIGHSVRTVQECLEAAAQDITVQTNLLEARPLTGNAALFAEFSARYHEKLDVRAFFKAKQLEQEQRHARYNDSPYSLEPNCKESPGGLRDLQMLGWIARAAGLGRSWRDLARRRLITGEEAADLRSVERFLQHLRIRLHYLTGRAEDRLLFDHQEKLARILGIEATATRRASEVLMQRYYLTAKKVTQLNTILLQNYGTEIFPDRNGPAIVINPRFQAVRELLDIRHGQVFEQHPSALLECFLVLQQRSELKGMTARTLRALWLARNRINAAFRADPANRALFLEILQQKRGIVHEFRRMNQYGILSRYLPPWRRIVGQMQHDLFHVYTVDQHILMVLRNVRRFTMGEHAHEYPLMTRLMLGFERHWLLYIAALFHDIAKGRGGDHSRLGMVDAREFCQQHGLAAEDADLVVWLVEHHLTMSHVAQKEDTSDPEVIGRFARTVGSERRLVALYLLTHADIRGTSPKVWNGWKGKLLEDLFFATQRLLRGATPQQALGLDDRQEDARRLLRFHGLRPGTEEPLWAQLDAVYFMRHSPEEIAWHTRVLYYRIAADTAVVKARVLEDEDGIQVMVFTRDQADLFVRLTGFFGRMGFSILDAKVHTTRHGYALDSFMLQTAGEGVHYRDVVLLIEHELSEHLNRPDAPIQRPAQGRLSRQVKHFPISPQVSIRADDAGRHYILSLTAADRPGLLFGVAEVLATYGINVQTAKIATLGERVEDTFLLTGRALSQDALVIRIERELLDRLQV; from the coding sequence ATGAACGCCACCGCTGCCGACCGCCTGCGCGAGGCCATTGCGCTGGTCCGGGACCGACTCGCCGAAGGTCATCGCACGCTGCGTGCGGCCTATGAAGCCCACCCGCGCACCGCTGCCATGCTCAAAGGGCGCGCCCGTTTGGTCGACGAGGCCATCGTGCAGCTTTGGCAACTGTGCGACATGCCCGCCGAGGCCGCCTTGGTGGCCGTCGGCGGCTATGGGCGCGGCGAGCTGTTCCCGTGCTCGGATGTCGATCTGCTGATCCTGCTGCCGGCTGCACCCACCGATGAGGTGCAGAGCCGACTCGTCACCCTGGTCGGCGCGCTTTGGGATGTCGGCCTGGAAATCGGCCATAGCGTGCGCACGGTACAGGAGTGCCTGGAAGCGGCCGCGCAGGACATCACCGTTCAGACCAACTTGCTCGAGGCCCGTCCGCTGACTGGCAATGCCGCGCTCTTTGCCGAGTTTTCCGCGCGCTATCATGAAAAACTGGACGTGCGCGCATTCTTCAAGGCCAAGCAACTCGAACAGGAACAACGTCACGCGCGCTACAACGACAGCCCCTACAGCCTGGAACCGAACTGCAAGGAAAGCCCCGGCGGCTTGCGCGACCTGCAGATGCTGGGCTGGATTGCGCGTGCGGCCGGCCTGGGGCGCAGCTGGCGCGATCTTGCCCGCCGACGTTTAATCACCGGCGAGGAGGCCGCGGATCTGCGCAGCGTCGAGCGCTTTTTGCAGCACTTACGGATTCGCCTGCACTATTTGACCGGACGCGCGGAAGACCGTCTGCTCTTCGACCACCAGGAAAAGCTCGCGCGCATATTGGGCATCGAAGCGACCGCCACCCGGCGCGCCTCCGAGGTGCTGATGCAGCGTTACTACCTGACCGCTAAAAAGGTCACGCAGCTCAACACCATTTTGCTGCAGAACTACGGTACCGAGATTTTCCCCGATCGCAACGGTCCGGCCATCGTCATTAATCCGCGCTTTCAGGCGGTGCGCGAGTTACTCGACATCCGTCACGGGCAGGTCTTCGAACAGCACCCATCGGCGCTACTCGAATGCTTCCTGGTGCTGCAGCAGCGCTCAGAGCTCAAGGGCATGACCGCGCGCACTTTGCGCGCGCTATGGCTGGCGCGCAACCGGATCAACGCCGCCTTTCGCGCCGACCCGGCCAACCGTGCGCTTTTTCTGGAAATCCTGCAGCAAAAGCGCGGCATCGTGCATGAATTCCGCCGGATGAACCAATACGGCATTCTGAGCCGCTATCTGCCGCCGTGGCGGCGCATCGTCGGTCAGATGCAGCACGACCTGTTCCACGTCTACACGGTGGATCAGCACATCCTGATGGTGCTGCGCAACGTGCGCCGCTTCACCATGGGCGAGCATGCCCACGAATACCCGCTGATGACCCGCCTGATGCTCGGCTTCGAGCGCCACTGGCTGCTCTATATCGCGGCGCTGTTCCATGACATCGCCAAGGGCCGCGGCGGCGACCACTCGCGCCTAGGCATGGTGGACGCCCGCGAATTCTGCCAACAACACGGCCTGGCGGCCGAAGATGCCGATCTGGTGGTCTGGCTGGTCGAACACCACCTGACGATGAGCCATGTCGCACAGAAAGAGGACACCTCCGACCCCGAGGTCATCGGCCGTTTTGCCCGCACCGTAGGTAGCGAACGCCGCCTGGTGGCGCTGTATCTACTCACCCATGCAGATATCCGCGGCACCAGTCCCAAAGTGTGGAACGGCTGGAAAGGCAAGCTGCTGGAGGATTTATTCTTTGCCACCCAGCGGCTGTTGCGCGGCGCCACGCCGCAGCAGGCGCTGGGTCTGGACGATCGTCAGGAAGATGCGCGCCGCCTGCTGCGTTTTCATGGCCTGCGTCCGGGCACTGAAGAGCCGCTATGGGCACAGCTCGACGCGGTTTATTTCATGCGCCACTCGCCCGAGGAGATCGCCTGGCACACCCGGGTGCTCTACTACCGCATCGCGGCCGACACTGCAGTGGTCAAAGCCCGGGTGCTCGAAGACGAGGACGGCATCCAGGTCATGGTATTTACCCGCGACCAGGCAGATCTGTTCGTACGCTTGACCGGCTTTTTCGGTCGCATGGGCTTTAGCATTCTGGACGCCAAAGTCCACACCACCCGCCACGGCTACGCACTGGACAGCTTCATGCTGCAAACTGCCGGAGAAGGCGTGCATTACCGTGACGTGGTGCTGCTGATCGAGCATGAACTGAGCGAACATTTGAACCGCCCCGACGCCCCGATCCAGCGCCCAGCGCAAGGCCGGCTGTCACGCCAGGTCAAACACTTCCCGATCAGCCCGCAGGTGAGCATCCGCGCCGACGATGCCGGGCGCCACTACATCTTGTCGCTGACCGCTGCCGACCGCCCCGGCTTGTTGTTTGGCGTGGCCGAAGTGCTGGCGACGTACGGCATCAATGTGCAGACCGCCAAAATCGCCACGCTCGGCGAGCGGGTCGAAGACACTTTTTTGCTCACCGGTCGGGCGCTGTCACAAGACGCTCTGGTCATTCGTATCGAACGCGAACTGCTCGACCGGCTTCAAGTGTGA
- the map gene encoding type I methionyl aminopeptidase — translation MSITIKTPRDIEKMRIACRLAAEVLDYIEPFVKPGVTTGELDRLCHHYMVEVQHTIPAPLNYAPPGYPPYPKSICASVNHQVCHGVPGDKALKKGDIVNLDITVIKDGYHGDTSRMFIVGGDSTILAKRLCQITYECLWLGIAAVRPGGRLGDIGHAIQTHAEGNGFSVVREFCGHGIGLKFHEEPQVLHYGKPGTGPMLLPGMIFTIEPMINAGKAAISELPDGWTIVTKDRSLSAQWEHTVLVTETGVEVLTLSPGCPPPPTFAAHLVPAAT, via the coding sequence ATGAGCATCACGATAAAAACCCCGCGCGACATTGAAAAAATGCGCATTGCCTGCCGCCTGGCTGCCGAAGTACTCGATTACATCGAACCGTTCGTAAAACCAGGGGTGACCACCGGCGAACTCGACCGCCTATGCCACCACTACATGGTCGAGGTGCAGCACACCATCCCGGCACCGTTGAACTACGCCCCGCCGGGTTATCCGCCTTATCCCAAGTCCATTTGCGCCTCGGTCAATCATCAAGTCTGTCACGGCGTGCCCGGCGACAAGGCGCTCAAGAAAGGAGATATCGTCAATTTGGATATCACCGTCATCAAAGACGGCTATCACGGCGACACCAGCCGCATGTTCATCGTGGGCGGAGACAGCACGATTCTGGCCAAGCGGCTATGCCAGATCACCTATGAATGCCTGTGGCTGGGCATTGCCGCGGTGCGTCCCGGCGGCCGCCTGGGCGACATTGGCCATGCCATCCAGACGCATGCCGAAGGCAATGGATTTTCGGTGGTACGCGAGTTCTGCGGACACGGCATCGGCCTGAAATTCCATGAAGAACCGCAGGTGTTGCATTACGGCAAGCCCGGCACCGGCCCGATGCTACTACCCGGCATGATTTTCACCATCGAACCGATGATCAACGCCGGTAAAGCGGCAATCTCCGAACTACCCGACGGCTGGACCATCGTCACCAAGGACCGCAGCCTGTCGGCGCAATGGGAGCACACCGTTCTGGTCACCGAAACCGGGGTCGAAGTGCTGACTCTGTCACCCGGTTGCCCGCCCCCGCCGACCTTCGCTGCGCACCTGGTCCCCGCCGCGACCTGA
- the pyrH gene encoding UMP kinase: MTAAAYKRILLKLSGEALMGDDAYGINEQVVSRIVAEIGDVVRLGVQVGVVIGGGNIFRGMKGSASGMDRTTADYMGMLATVMNAMALADAMRRADVEARVQSALRIDQVVEPYIRGRAIRHLEEGRVVIFAAGTGNPFFTTDTAAALRGSEIGAQIVLKATKVDGVYTADPKKDPDAQRYHRISFDEAIGRNLAVMDATAFALCRDQKLPINVFSIFKPGALRRVVMGEDEGTLVHS; the protein is encoded by the coding sequence ATGACTGCCGCCGCCTATAAGCGCATTTTGCTCAAGCTCTCGGGCGAAGCCCTGATGGGGGACGACGCCTACGGGATCAACGAACAGGTCGTCAGTCGCATCGTGGCCGAGATCGGCGATGTGGTTCGCCTTGGCGTTCAGGTGGGCGTGGTGATTGGCGGCGGCAACATTTTCCGCGGCATGAAGGGCTCGGCCAGCGGCATGGATCGCACCACGGCCGACTACATGGGCATGTTGGCTACGGTGATGAATGCCATGGCGCTGGCCGACGCCATGCGCCGTGCCGATGTCGAGGCGCGTGTGCAGTCGGCGCTGCGTATCGATCAGGTGGTCGAGCCTTATATTCGCGGGCGCGCCATCCGCCATCTGGAGGAAGGTCGGGTGGTGATCTTTGCCGCCGGTACCGGTAATCCTTTTTTCACCACCGATACCGCAGCGGCGCTGCGCGGTTCGGAAATCGGCGCCCAGATCGTACTGAAAGCCACCAAGGTCGACGGGGTCTATACTGCCGACCCCAAAAAAGATCCGGATGCGCAGCGTTATCATCGGATCAGTTTCGATGAGGCCATCGGCCGCAATCTGGCGGTGATGGATGCCACCGCTTTCGCGTTGTGCCGCGACCAGAAACTGCCGATCAACGTATTTTCGATCTTCAAGCCCGGTGCATTGCGCCGTGTGGTGATGGGTGAAGACGAAGGTACGCTAGTTCATTCCTGA